A genomic window from Rhodococcus sp. KBS0724 includes:
- a CDS encoding 3-isopropylmalate dehydrogenase — MKLAVIPGDGIGVEVTAEALKVLGKLVPDLETTEYDLGARRYNATGELLPADELDQIRQHDAILLGAIGDPRIVAPGILERGLLLNMRFQLDHHVNLRPAQLYPGATSPLAAQPEIDFVVVREGTEGPYTGNGGAIRVGTDHEIATEVSINTWFGAERVVRYAFALAQTRSKHLTLIHKTNVLSNAGAIWTRAIETVGAEFPDVETAYCHIDAATIYMVTDPSRFDVIVTDNLFGDIITDLAGAVTGGIGLAASGNIDASGTNPSMFEPVHGSAPDIAGKGIADPTAAILSAALLLRHLGREDDAARVEAVVAADLATRGDGPIVTTEIGDRITAAL; from the coding sequence ATGAAGCTTGCGGTCATTCCCGGTGACGGAATCGGTGTCGAGGTAACAGCTGAAGCACTCAAGGTGCTCGGCAAGTTGGTCCCCGATCTGGAAACCACCGAATACGATCTCGGTGCCCGTCGCTACAACGCCACCGGTGAACTGCTGCCTGCAGACGAGCTGGACCAGATCCGTCAGCACGACGCAATCCTGTTGGGCGCCATCGGCGATCCGCGGATCGTTGCGCCGGGCATCCTCGAGCGCGGTTTGCTGCTGAACATGCGCTTTCAGCTCGATCATCACGTCAATCTTCGTCCGGCGCAGCTGTACCCGGGCGCGACGTCACCGCTCGCGGCGCAGCCCGAGATCGACTTCGTTGTGGTTCGTGAAGGCACCGAGGGCCCGTACACCGGAAACGGTGGAGCCATCCGCGTCGGCACCGATCACGAGATCGCGACCGAGGTGTCGATCAACACCTGGTTCGGCGCTGAGCGTGTTGTTCGTTACGCATTTGCGTTGGCGCAGACGCGTTCCAAGCACCTCACGCTGATCCACAAGACCAACGTGCTCTCCAACGCCGGAGCGATCTGGACGCGTGCGATCGAGACCGTCGGAGCGGAGTTCCCGGACGTCGAGACGGCGTACTGCCACATCGACGCTGCCACCATCTACATGGTGACCGACCCGTCGCGCTTCGACGTCATCGTGACGGACAACCTGTTCGGTGACATCATCACCGACCTGGCCGGCGCTGTAACCGGCGGAATCGGTTTGGCCGCAAGTGGAAACATCGATGCGTCCGGCACCAACCCGTCGATGTTCGAGCCCGTGCACGGCAGTGCCCCGGACATCGCCGGTAAGGGAATCGCAGATCCCACCGCCGCGATTCTCTCGGCCGCACTGCTTCTTCGTCATCTGGGCCGCGAGGACGACGCCGCTCGCGTCGAGGCTGTGGTCGCTGCCGACCTGGCTACCCGCGGCGACGGTCCGATCGTCACCACCGAGATCGGTGACCGGATTACTGCCGCTCTGTAA